The following coding sequences lie in one Tachysurus fulvidraco isolate hzauxx_2018 chromosome 19, HZAU_PFXX_2.0, whole genome shotgun sequence genomic window:
- the slc13a4 gene encoding solute carrier family 13 member 4 isoform X1, producing MDLFRKLWVARKLILVVMIPLSLLPLPLIHPSSESSCAYVLIVTAVYWVSEAVPLGAAALVPAFLYPLFGVLKSSEVASEYFKDTTLLLMGVICLAASIEKWNLHKRIALRMVMIAGAKPGMLVLGFMCCTVFLSMWLSNTSTTAMVMPIAEAVLQQLIYTGIADSHDDSDTVETQEDENDKERNLSRNHLELSDCNNSCKTLEPFSVAEEANGVAVKPAQGEDFPKPPNGYQPEVLVDVPVPKKPKLRRDSMYPTKKDQMICKCLSLSITYAATIGGLITITGTSTNLIFAEQFNNRYPDAKVINFGTWFIFSLPIALIMLVLTWLWLHFLFLGCNFRETCSWSKKRKTKREILSEKRIHEEYQKLGAISYPEVVTGVFFILMTLLWFTREPGFVPGWTFLFEKKGYRTDATVSVLLGFLLFLIPARKPWPSSSSSSSASTAIERKEDEEDEEEDPLAPMITWKDFLRLMPWEIVILVGAGYALAAGCKVSGLSMWIGRQLEPMSGLPPWAVTLLACLLVSAVTEFASNPATLTVFLPILSALSETLQINPLHTLVPATMCVSFGVMLPVGNPPNAIVFSYGHVKISDMVKAGFGVNLIGVMVVMLAISTWGVPLFQLSEFPAWAVMRNVTTSL from the exons GAGTCCTCCTGTGCCTATGTGCTGATTGTGACAGCGGTGTACTGGGTGTCAGAGGCAGTGCCACTTGGGGCAGCAGCGTTGGTGCCAGCGTTCTTATACCCGCTCTTTGGGGTTCTCAAATCGAGTGAA GTAGCCTCCGAGTATTTTAAGGACACGACGCTGCTGCTGATGGGAGTTATCTGCCTGGCTGCTTCTATAGAAAAGTGGAACCTGCACAAACGCATTGCTCTGCGCATGGTTATGATAGCAGGAGCCAAACCTGGCAT GCTGGTGTTAGGGTTCATGTGCTGCACAGTTTTCCTGTCAATGTGGCTGAGTAACACCTCCACTACGGCCATGGTGATGCCTATCGCTGAGGCCGTGCTGCAGCAGCTCATCTACACGGGCATCGCTGACTCTCACGATGACTCGGATACTGTGGAGACACAAGAGGATGAAAACG ATAAAGAGAGGAACCTGAGCAGGAATCACCTTGAGCTTTCAGACTGCAACAACAG TTGTAAGACACTAGAGCCTTTCAGTGTTGCTGAG GAAGCCAATGGAGTTGCTGTAAAGCCAGCTCAGGGTGAAGACTTCCCAAAGCCGCCTAATGGATATCAACCTGAG GTTTTAGTCGatgttcctgtcccaaagaaacccaaactCAGGAGGGACTCTATGTACCCGACCAAGAAGGACCAAATGATCTGCAAGTGTCTGTCTCTGAGTATCACGTACGCGGCTACCATTGGCGGCCTCATCACCATCACCGGGACCTCCACCAATCTCATTTTTGCAGAGCAGTTCAACAA TCGATACCCAGATGCCAAGGTCATCAATTTTGGAACATGGTTCATCTTCAGCTTGCCTATTGCTCTCATTATGTTGGTGTTAACTTGGCTCTGGCTCCACTTCCTGTTCCTTGGATGCAA TTTCAGGGAAACGTGTTCTTGGAGCAAGAAACGCAAAACCAAGCGAGAGATCCTCTCTGAGAAACGTATCCATGAAGAGTATCAGAAGCTTGGTGCCATaag TTATCCAGAAGTTGTGACAGGAGTCTTCTTCATTCTCATGACCTTGTTGTGGTTCACCAGAGAACCGGGATTTGTGCCTGGCTGGACTTTCCTCTTTGAGAA GAAAGGCTACAGGACCGATGCCACAGTCTCCGTGCTGCTCGgcttccttctcttcctcatcCCTGCACGCAAGCCCTGGCCATCTTCATCTTCGTCTTCGAGTGCAAGCACAG CGATCGAACGtaaggaggacgaggaggatgaagaggaagacCCATTAGCACCGATGATAACATGGAAAGACTTTTTGAGACTGATGCCATGGGAAATTGTTATTCTGGTTGGAGCAGGCTATGCGCTGGCAGCAGGGTGTAAG GTGTCGGGTTTGTCCATGTGGATCGGGCGTCAGCTGGAACCGATGAGCGGCCTGCCACCGTGGGCCGTCACGCTACTCGCATGCTTGCTTGTGTCCGCTGTGACTGAATTCGCCAGCAATCCTGCAACTCTAACGGTGTTCCTGCCGATCCTCTCTGCTCTG TCGGAGACCCTACAGATAAACCCCCTGCACACTCTCGTCCCAGCCACCATGTGTGTGTCCTTTGGAGTCATGCTGCCTGTAGGAAACCCGCCCAACGCCATCGTGTTCAGTTACGGACATGTAAAAATCAGCGACATG GTTAAGGCTGGATTTGGGGTGAATCTGATAGGAGTGATGGTGGTCATGCTGGCGATAAGCACATGGGGGGTCCCGCTTTTCCAGCTGTCTGAGTTCCCTGCCTGGGCAGTCATGAGAAATGTCACCACTAGCTTGtag
- the LOC113645497 gene encoding cytochrome c oxidase assembly factor 6 homolog codes for MSAPNSKQRQACWGARDELWKCLDLNQDNTAVCEEYLREYKASCPAQWVKHFDKRRDFLKYKEKLEKEGFEPAERAPKL; via the exons ATGAGCGCTCCAAACTCCAAACAGAGACAAGCTTGCTGGGGAGCGAGAGATGAGCTGTGGAAGTGTCTGGACCTGAACCAAGAcaacacagctgtgtgtgaggAATATCTCAGGGAATACAAGGCCAGTTGTCCTGCTCAGTGG gtgaagCACTTCGACAAGCGAAGAGACTTCCTGAAGTACAAGGAGAAACTCGAGAAGGAGGGATTTGAACCTGCCGAGCGGGCGCCAAAATTATAG
- the slc13a4 gene encoding solute carrier family 13 member 4 isoform X2 — MDLFRKLWVARKLILVVMIPLSLLPLPLIHPSSESSCAYVLIVTAVYWVSEAVPLGAAALVPAFLYPLFGVLKSSEVASEYFKDTTLLLMGVICLAASIEKWNLHKRIALRMVMIAGAKPGMLVLGFMCCTVFLSMWLSNTSTTAMVMPIAEAVLQQLIYTGIADSHDDSDTVETQEDENERNLSRNHLELSDCNNSCKTLEPFSVAEEANGVAVKPAQGEDFPKPPNGYQPEVLVDVPVPKKPKLRRDSMYPTKKDQMICKCLSLSITYAATIGGLITITGTSTNLIFAEQFNNRYPDAKVINFGTWFIFSLPIALIMLVLTWLWLHFLFLGCNFRETCSWSKKRKTKREILSEKRIHEEYQKLGAISYPEVVTGVFFILMTLLWFTREPGFVPGWTFLFEKKGYRTDATVSVLLGFLLFLIPARKPWPSSSSSSSASTAIERKEDEEDEEEDPLAPMITWKDFLRLMPWEIVILVGAGYALAAGCKVSGLSMWIGRQLEPMSGLPPWAVTLLACLLVSAVTEFASNPATLTVFLPILSALSETLQINPLHTLVPATMCVSFGVMLPVGNPPNAIVFSYGHVKISDMVKAGFGVNLIGVMVVMLAISTWGVPLFQLSEFPAWAVMRNVTTSL; from the exons GAGTCCTCCTGTGCCTATGTGCTGATTGTGACAGCGGTGTACTGGGTGTCAGAGGCAGTGCCACTTGGGGCAGCAGCGTTGGTGCCAGCGTTCTTATACCCGCTCTTTGGGGTTCTCAAATCGAGTGAA GTAGCCTCCGAGTATTTTAAGGACACGACGCTGCTGCTGATGGGAGTTATCTGCCTGGCTGCTTCTATAGAAAAGTGGAACCTGCACAAACGCATTGCTCTGCGCATGGTTATGATAGCAGGAGCCAAACCTGGCAT GCTGGTGTTAGGGTTCATGTGCTGCACAGTTTTCCTGTCAATGTGGCTGAGTAACACCTCCACTACGGCCATGGTGATGCCTATCGCTGAGGCCGTGCTGCAGCAGCTCATCTACACGGGCATCGCTGACTCTCACGATGACTCGGATACTGTGGAGACACAAGAGGATGAAAACG AGAGGAACCTGAGCAGGAATCACCTTGAGCTTTCAGACTGCAACAACAG TTGTAAGACACTAGAGCCTTTCAGTGTTGCTGAG GAAGCCAATGGAGTTGCTGTAAAGCCAGCTCAGGGTGAAGACTTCCCAAAGCCGCCTAATGGATATCAACCTGAG GTTTTAGTCGatgttcctgtcccaaagaaacccaaactCAGGAGGGACTCTATGTACCCGACCAAGAAGGACCAAATGATCTGCAAGTGTCTGTCTCTGAGTATCACGTACGCGGCTACCATTGGCGGCCTCATCACCATCACCGGGACCTCCACCAATCTCATTTTTGCAGAGCAGTTCAACAA TCGATACCCAGATGCCAAGGTCATCAATTTTGGAACATGGTTCATCTTCAGCTTGCCTATTGCTCTCATTATGTTGGTGTTAACTTGGCTCTGGCTCCACTTCCTGTTCCTTGGATGCAA TTTCAGGGAAACGTGTTCTTGGAGCAAGAAACGCAAAACCAAGCGAGAGATCCTCTCTGAGAAACGTATCCATGAAGAGTATCAGAAGCTTGGTGCCATaag TTATCCAGAAGTTGTGACAGGAGTCTTCTTCATTCTCATGACCTTGTTGTGGTTCACCAGAGAACCGGGATTTGTGCCTGGCTGGACTTTCCTCTTTGAGAA GAAAGGCTACAGGACCGATGCCACAGTCTCCGTGCTGCTCGgcttccttctcttcctcatcCCTGCACGCAAGCCCTGGCCATCTTCATCTTCGTCTTCGAGTGCAAGCACAG CGATCGAACGtaaggaggacgaggaggatgaagaggaagacCCATTAGCACCGATGATAACATGGAAAGACTTTTTGAGACTGATGCCATGGGAAATTGTTATTCTGGTTGGAGCAGGCTATGCGCTGGCAGCAGGGTGTAAG GTGTCGGGTTTGTCCATGTGGATCGGGCGTCAGCTGGAACCGATGAGCGGCCTGCCACCGTGGGCCGTCACGCTACTCGCATGCTTGCTTGTGTCCGCTGTGACTGAATTCGCCAGCAATCCTGCAACTCTAACGGTGTTCCTGCCGATCCTCTCTGCTCTG TCGGAGACCCTACAGATAAACCCCCTGCACACTCTCGTCCCAGCCACCATGTGTGTGTCCTTTGGAGTCATGCTGCCTGTAGGAAACCCGCCCAACGCCATCGTGTTCAGTTACGGACATGTAAAAATCAGCGACATG GTTAAGGCTGGATTTGGGGTGAATCTGATAGGAGTGATGGTGGTCATGCTGGCGATAAGCACATGGGGGGTCCCGCTTTTCCAGCTGTCTGAGTTCCCTGCCTGGGCAGTCATGAGAAATGTCACCACTAGCTTGtag